Proteins from a single region of Pseudomonas sp. 10S4:
- a CDS encoding TolC family outer membrane protein codes for MRSYLFKALPFALAASFAQAQSLPEAMQQALDVHPEIQAAVNSRLAADYQLKAAKGGYLPRVDLLGGYGREGSDNATTRADTGSSRWETLNRGESSVRLSQMVFDGFATSSEVGRQQATVNSRAYSLLGTSERTALTVAQVYLDVLTRREFVRLADENLKSHERIFDQIKLRTSRGVGSGADLDQAEARMAQARNNLITEQTNLADSETNYLSAVGQLPDQLERPAPFMALLPANLNEARQQMLDNSPVLRSAESDIAAAEKQYETAKSTFYPRFDAELGRTADNNLDGQPGSSNEWQAMLRMRFNLYSGGSNKADLESKSYLSNQALDIRNNALRVLNEELGLAWNALNNANAQVPIAQQYVDHSTAVRVAYQKQFSLGQRTLLDLLDSENELFTASRRLADIKNIQLFTQYRIKATMGELLKSQGVVAPLASVVQNDVKPKVQLPGMN; via the coding sequence ATGCGTTCATACCTGTTCAAGGCCTTACCCTTCGCCCTTGCCGCCAGTTTTGCCCAAGCCCAATCCTTGCCGGAAGCCATGCAACAGGCGCTGGATGTCCATCCGGAAATCCAGGCAGCGGTTAACAGTCGATTGGCCGCGGATTATCAGTTAAAGGCTGCAAAAGGTGGATACCTGCCACGGGTCGATCTGCTGGGCGGTTATGGTCGCGAAGGCTCTGACAACGCCACTACCCGTGCCGACACCGGTAGCAGTCGCTGGGAAACCCTGAACCGCGGGGAATCGAGCGTGCGTCTGTCGCAAATGGTTTTTGACGGTTTTGCGACGTCCAGCGAAGTAGGGCGCCAACAAGCCACCGTTAACTCCCGCGCCTATTCGTTGCTGGGAACGTCCGAACGCACCGCGCTGACCGTCGCTCAGGTCTATCTAGACGTACTGACTCGCCGCGAATTCGTGCGCCTGGCCGACGAAAACCTGAAAAGCCACGAACGGATTTTCGACCAGATCAAACTGCGCACCTCCCGCGGAGTGGGCAGCGGCGCTGACCTTGACCAGGCAGAAGCGCGTATGGCCCAGGCCCGCAACAACCTGATCACCGAACAAACGAACCTGGCGGACTCCGAGACCAACTACCTCAGCGCCGTCGGCCAGCTGCCCGATCAACTGGAGCGCCCGGCACCGTTCATGGCGCTGTTGCCAGCCAACCTGAATGAAGCCCGCCAGCAGATGCTGGATAACAGCCCGGTCCTGCGTTCCGCCGAATCCGACATTGCCGCTGCCGAAAAGCAATACGAAACCGCCAAGTCGACGTTCTACCCACGTTTCGATGCTGAGTTGGGCCGTACTGCCGACAACAACCTCGACGGACAGCCCGGTTCCAGCAACGAATGGCAAGCCATGCTGCGCATGCGCTTTAACCTGTACTCCGGCGGCAGCAACAAGGCTGACCTGGAATCCAAGTCCTACCTGTCCAACCAGGCGCTGGATATCCGCAACAACGCCTTGCGCGTGTTGAACGAAGAGTTGGGCCTGGCCTGGAACGCCCTGAACAATGCGAACGCTCAGGTGCCGATCGCCCAGCAATACGTCGATCACAGCACCGCCGTGCGTGTCGCGTACCAGAAGCAATTCAGCCTGGGTCAGCGCACCTTGCTCGACTTGCTCGACAGTGAAAACGAACTGTTCACCGCTTCCCGTCGTTTGGCTGATATCAAAAACATTCAGTTATTTACTCAGTACCGAATCAAGGCGACCATGGGCGAGTTGCTCAAGAGCCAGGGAGTGGTCGCACCGTTGGCATCCGTCGTGCAGAACGACGTGAAGCCAAAGGTCCAACTGCCCGGTATGAATTGA
- a CDS encoding type I secretion system permease/ATPase has protein sequence MESEVSRVQLIHDPRALHDDPLLDGLLALCTLHQKPASAAMLTTGLPLPKQRLSVELLPRAAARAGLQGRVLQRKLEDIPAIAMPALLLLKDGRSAVLLGWHGEDQARVLLSETDGGESVVSRELLADDYIGKVFFAQPQHKFDVNHGTLIPRARSWFRDTLKRSRWLYADAIAASFLINIIAMAAPLFVMNVYDRVVPNQAESTLWVLAIGITGAYLFDLILKSLRSLCLDLAGKKTDLIISATLFERIVGMAMKYRPARVGSFAQNIHEFQSLRDFLASLTLTSLIDLPFTLLIFMVIAILGGHLVWIPVLAFPIALLIGYALQKPLVATMERTMALAAERQSSLIETLAGLDAVKVNNAESERQYQWEQTIGTLSRLELRVKMLSGLAMNITLLIQQLAGVIMIVFGVYQIIDGHLSMGGLIACYMLSGRALSPLASLSGLLTRYQQAKVTMVSVDQMMELPQERNFDERPLSRKVLQGAIECRQLNFTYPNQQNPALKNINLSIKPGEKIGIIGRSGSGKSSLAKLLVGLYQPDDGALLVDGVDIRQIDVSELRHNIGYVPQDIQLLAGTLRDNLVSGARYVEDELVLQAAELAGVHEFARLHPQGYELQVGERGQNLSGGQRQNVALARALLLNPPILLLDEPTSAMDNTGEERLKQRLAAVIESKTVVLVTHRASLLSLVDRLLVIDRGQILADGPKAVVMEALKKGQISVA, from the coding sequence GTGGAATCAGAAGTCAGTCGAGTTCAACTCATTCATGATCCACGCGCGCTGCATGACGATCCGTTACTGGATGGCCTGCTAGCCCTGTGCACGCTGCACCAGAAACCGGCCAGCGCCGCGATGCTGACCACCGGTCTGCCGTTGCCCAAGCAGCGCCTGAGCGTCGAATTGCTGCCCCGCGCAGCCGCTCGCGCCGGTCTGCAAGGCCGGGTGCTGCAACGCAAGCTGGAAGACATTCCGGCGATTGCCATGCCGGCGTTGTTGCTGCTCAAGGACGGTCGCAGTGCCGTGTTGCTTGGCTGGCACGGTGAAGACCAGGCCCGTGTGCTGCTCAGCGAAACCGATGGCGGTGAAAGCGTCGTCAGCCGTGAACTGCTGGCCGACGACTACATCGGCAAAGTCTTCTTCGCTCAACCCCAACACAAATTCGACGTCAACCACGGCACGCTGATCCCCCGTGCGCGTTCGTGGTTTCGCGACACCCTCAAGCGCTCGCGCTGGCTGTACGCCGACGCCATCGCCGCCAGTTTTCTGATCAACATCATCGCCATGGCTGCGCCGCTGTTCGTGATGAACGTCTACGACCGCGTCGTGCCGAACCAGGCCGAATCGACCCTGTGGGTGTTGGCGATCGGCATCACCGGCGCCTACCTGTTCGACCTGATCCTCAAGAGCCTGCGCAGCCTCTGCCTGGACCTGGCCGGCAAGAAAACCGACCTGATCATCTCGGCCACGTTGTTCGAACGCATCGTCGGCATGGCCATGAAGTACCGCCCGGCCCGGGTTGGCAGCTTCGCCCAGAACATCCACGAGTTTCAGAGCCTGCGCGACTTCCTTGCGTCGCTGACGCTGACCAGCCTGATCGACCTGCCGTTTACGCTGTTGATCTTCATGGTCATCGCGATCCTTGGCGGGCACCTGGTGTGGATCCCGGTGCTGGCGTTCCCGATTGCCTTGCTGATCGGTTATGCGCTGCAGAAGCCATTGGTGGCGACCATGGAACGAACCATGGCCCTCGCCGCCGAGCGTCAGTCGAGCCTGATCGAAACCCTCGCCGGCCTCGATGCGGTGAAGGTCAACAACGCTGAAAGCGAGCGTCAGTACCAGTGGGAGCAGACCATCGGCACCCTCAGCCGCCTCGAGCTGCGGGTGAAAATGCTTTCCGGCCTGGCGATGAACATCACCTTGCTGATCCAGCAACTGGCCGGGGTGATCATGATCGTCTTCGGCGTGTACCAGATCATCGACGGCCACCTGAGCATGGGCGGTCTGATTGCCTGCTACATGCTCAGCGGTCGCGCGCTTAGCCCGTTGGCCTCGTTGTCCGGCCTGCTGACCCGTTACCAGCAAGCGAAGGTGACGATGGTTTCGGTAGACCAGATGATGGAATTGCCGCAAGAGCGCAATTTCGACGAGCGCCCACTGAGCCGCAAGGTGCTGCAAGGCGCCATCGAGTGCCGTCAACTGAACTTCACCTACCCGAATCAGCAGAACCCGGCGCTGAAGAACATCAATCTGAGCATCAAGCCCGGCGAGAAAATCGGCATCATCGGTCGCAGCGGCTCGGGCAAAAGCTCCCTGGCCAAACTGCTGGTGGGCCTCTATCAACCGGACGACGGCGCCCTGTTGGTGGATGGTGTTGATATCCGTCAGATCGACGTCAGCGAACTGCGCCACAACATCGGTTATGTGCCCCAGGACATTCAGTTGCTCGCCGGTACGCTGCGCGACAATTTGGTATCGGGTGCGCGCTATGTAGAAGACGAACTGGTGCTGCAAGCCGCCGAACTGGCCGGTGTCCACGAATTCGCCCGTCTGCACCCGCAAGGTTATGAGCTGCAAGTCGGCGAGCGTGGGCAGAACCTGTCCGGCGGCCAACGCCAGAACGTCGCCCTGGCTCGTGCGCTGTTGCTCAACCCGCCGATCCTGCTGCTCGACGAACCGACCAGCGCCATGGATAACACCGGCGAAGAACGTCTCAAACAACGCCTTGCTGCGGTGATTGAAAGCAAAACCGTGGTGCTGGTGACGCACCGTGCGTCGCTGCTGTCGCTGGTGGATCGCCTGTTGGTGATCGACCGTGGGCAGATTCTCGCCGATGGCCCGAAAGCCGTGGTGATGGAAGCGTTGAAAAAGGGGCAGATCAGTGTCGCATAA
- a CDS encoding EAL domain-containing protein: MSNHKDLSQVFIQTLEQSVDSVVVIDSQNRIILFNEASEKLWGYGSAEVLGRNVEQLVPKLIRPLHDSYIDANRRTGINKIVGTSRDVLIECKDGTRRWGSMSISRIDAQGQILYAAFIKDITRQHEEQRRLYLLSLVVDTTENAIVITDASWSIIYVNDGFTQMFGYSAQDVVNKTPIEVLAPYFKHSRIAAIRRQLAKSDAYHGQEFGYDRGGQRVWCNVTTYPVHDAHGHLTNTVSVMIDVTHTRMHEVLRHKMLEAMVREESLQTLMNLACVEVQRIAPEVIATVLRVDGQGLLHTLAAPGLPSTYSRALDGTAIGPESGSCGAAAFSGESVMVSDIATHPYWDGFRDLALPIGLKACWSTPIKSSDGRVLGTFAFYYREAREPSPLHHLLVNACIHLCALALEREESRLHIRQLAFYDDLTGLANRNLLHARAEQAIAQASRHQSSLAVVFIDLDRFKQVNDSLGHPAGDEFLRVIANRLSERRRESDIVSRLSGDEFVLVLPQCSLAHATDLIEQLRGQLSAPCQISGVTLKPSVSIGVSMFPDDGRTMEVLLHRADMAMYQAKTSGRGRVCFFSDGLDQLAQGRLRLEAALREAIDGEALHLVYQPQIDLCESALYGIEALARWTHPQLGDVSPTCFIPLAEECGLIGEFGLWALREACGQLASWRRQGLRVPTVSVNMSPTNFHNRNLSNIIARTLEQHGLQAKDLTLEITESVLMDTNPDTLTTIEEVHALGVSLAMDDFGTGYSSLSYLRRMPIQELKLDRSFVHDLESDTTSQALSEAVIRIGESLHLRVVAEGIETIEQQRILLNQGYRIAQGFLISRPLAAKDLGRWLEKRYAYG; this comes from the coding sequence ATGTCGAACCATAAGGATCTCTCGCAAGTCTTCATCCAGACCCTGGAGCAGAGCGTTGACAGTGTCGTGGTCATCGACAGTCAAAACCGGATCATTTTGTTTAACGAAGCCTCGGAAAAACTCTGGGGATATGGCAGTGCCGAGGTCTTGGGCCGCAATGTCGAACAACTGGTGCCGAAACTGATTCGCCCCCTGCACGACAGTTACATCGACGCGAACCGCCGTACCGGTATCAATAAAATCGTCGGTACCAGTCGCGATGTATTGATCGAATGCAAGGACGGGACCCGGCGCTGGGGGTCGATGTCCATCTCCAGGATCGACGCTCAAGGGCAGATCCTCTACGCCGCGTTTATCAAAGACATCACCCGGCAACATGAAGAACAGCGCCGGTTGTATCTGTTGTCATTGGTGGTCGATACCACCGAGAACGCGATCGTCATCACTGACGCGTCATGGTCAATTATTTACGTCAACGACGGCTTCACTCAGATGTTCGGTTACAGCGCGCAAGACGTCGTCAACAAGACTCCGATCGAAGTGTTGGCACCGTACTTCAAGCATTCGCGCATCGCCGCGATCCGTCGTCAGCTCGCCAAGAGTGATGCCTATCACGGGCAGGAATTCGGTTATGACCGTGGTGGCCAGCGGGTCTGGTGCAACGTCACCACGTACCCGGTCCACGACGCGCACGGCCATCTGACCAACACCGTGAGTGTGATGATCGATGTGACCCACACGCGCATGCATGAAGTGCTGCGGCACAAGATGCTGGAGGCGATGGTTCGCGAAGAGTCACTGCAAACCTTGATGAACCTGGCATGTGTGGAAGTGCAGCGAATCGCCCCGGAAGTGATTGCGACGGTACTGCGGGTCGACGGCCAAGGGTTGCTGCATACCTTGGCGGCCCCCGGTCTTCCGTCCACTTATTCCCGGGCGTTGGATGGCACGGCAATTGGCCCCGAGTCCGGCTCTTGCGGGGCGGCGGCGTTCAGTGGCGAATCGGTCATGGTCAGCGACATCGCCACTCACCCGTACTGGGACGGTTTCCGAGATCTGGCGCTGCCAATCGGTTTGAAGGCCTGCTGGTCAACGCCGATAAAATCCAGCGACGGACGAGTGTTGGGGACGTTTGCGTTCTATTACCGTGAAGCGCGCGAGCCGAGTCCGCTTCACCATTTGCTGGTCAATGCGTGCATTCATTTGTGCGCTTTGGCGTTGGAGCGTGAGGAGTCTCGCCTGCACATCCGCCAATTGGCGTTCTATGACGACCTGACGGGGCTGGCCAATCGGAATTTGCTGCATGCCCGTGCCGAACAGGCCATCGCCCAAGCCTCTCGTCATCAGTCGAGCCTCGCGGTGGTGTTTATCGATCTGGATCGATTCAAACAGGTCAACGACTCCCTCGGCCATCCCGCCGGGGATGAGTTTTTACGCGTCATTGCCAATCGATTGTCCGAACGTCGGCGGGAAAGCGATATCGTTAGCCGGCTCTCGGGCGACGAATTTGTTCTGGTCCTGCCGCAGTGCTCATTGGCGCATGCCACCGACTTGATCGAACAGTTGAGAGGGCAACTGAGCGCTCCGTGCCAGATCTCGGGTGTAACACTCAAGCCGTCGGTGAGCATCGGCGTCAGCATGTTTCCGGATGACGGTCGTACGATGGAGGTGTTGCTGCATCGTGCCGATATGGCGATGTATCAGGCCAAAACCAGTGGTCGTGGACGTGTCTGTTTCTTCAGTGACGGTCTGGACCAATTGGCGCAAGGGCGTTTGCGCCTGGAAGCGGCATTGCGCGAAGCCATTGATGGTGAAGCCCTGCATCTGGTTTATCAGCCGCAGATCGACCTTTGCGAATCCGCGTTATATGGCATTGAGGCCTTGGCGCGCTGGACTCATCCGCAATTGGGGGACGTCTCGCCCACGTGTTTTATTCCGCTGGCGGAAGAATGCGGCTTGATCGGTGAGTTCGGTTTATGGGCGTTGCGAGAGGCCTGCGGTCAACTGGCGAGTTGGCGGCGGCAAGGGCTGCGGGTTCCGACCGTGTCGGTGAACATGTCGCCGACCAATTTCCATAATCGCAACCTGTCCAACATCATCGCGAGGACCCTTGAACAGCATGGTTTGCAGGCAAAAGACCTGACGCTGGAGATTACCGAAAGTGTTTTGATGGACACCAACCCCGACACCCTGACCACGATTGAAGAGGTGCACGCGCTAGGTGTCAGCCTGGCGATGGATGATTTCGGCACCGGTTATTCCAGCCTGAGCTATTTGCGGCGTATGCCGATTCAGGAGCTCAAGCTTGATCGCAGTTTTGTGCATGACCTGGAGAGCGACACAACCAGTCAGGCATTGAGCGAGGCCGTTATTCGCATCGGCGAAAGCCTGCATTTAAGGGTGGTGGCTGAGGGAATCGAGACAATCGAGCAGCAGCGCATTCTACTCAACCAGGGGTACCGGATTGCGCAGGGATTCCTGATTTCCAGGCCCTTGGCGGCAAAGGATTTGGGGCGTTGGCTGGAAAAGCGCTACGCGTACGGCTGA
- a CDS encoding TauD/TfdA dioxygenase family protein, with product MSAVSASQSIAPQTFDIRPFSGAVGAEIIGLDLSRPINDQDFARIHRAHLDHHVVVFRDQRITPEQQIAFSRRFGVLQIHVLKQFLLTGHPEILIVSNIIENGVSVGLGDAGKFWHSDLSYKELPSLGSMLHAQELPSEGGDTLFADMHKAWDGLPDALRKAVEGRSAAHSYTARYSETKFEGNWRPTLTPEQLAQVAEVVHPIIRTHPENGRKALFVSEGFTTRIVGLPEDESKQLLDELYAHSVLPQNIYRHQWQPHDLVFWDNRSLIHLAAGCPSYLRRKLFRTTIQGDAPF from the coding sequence ATGTCAGCCGTCTCTGCATCTCAAAGCATCGCGCCGCAAACCTTCGACATCCGCCCGTTCAGCGGCGCCGTCGGTGCCGAAATCATCGGCCTGGACTTGTCCCGCCCGATCAATGACCAGGACTTCGCCCGCATCCACCGCGCGCACCTGGATCATCACGTGGTGGTGTTCCGCGACCAGCGCATTACCCCCGAGCAGCAAATCGCCTTCAGCCGTCGCTTCGGCGTGTTGCAGATTCATGTGCTCAAGCAGTTTCTGCTGACCGGCCACCCGGAAATCCTCATCGTTTCCAACATCATCGAAAACGGCGTGTCCGTCGGCCTCGGTGACGCCGGCAAATTCTGGCACTCCGACCTTTCTTATAAAGAACTGCCAAGCCTGGGCTCGATGCTGCACGCCCAGGAGCTGCCGTCCGAGGGCGGCGACACGCTGTTCGCCGACATGCACAAAGCCTGGGACGGCTTGCCCGACGCGCTGCGCAAAGCGGTTGAAGGTCGTTCGGCCGCGCATTCCTACACGGCGCGCTACAGCGAAACCAAATTCGAAGGCAACTGGCGCCCGACCCTGACCCCGGAGCAACTCGCCCAAGTGGCCGAAGTGGTTCATCCGATCATCCGCACTCACCCGGAAAACGGCCGCAAGGCGTTGTTCGTCAGCGAAGGCTTCACCACCCGAATCGTCGGTTTGCCGGAAGACGAGAGCAAACAACTGCTCGACGAGCTCTACGCCCACAGCGTATTGCCGCAAAACATCTACCGCCATCAGTGGCAGCCCCACGACCTGGTGTTCTGGGACAACCGTTCGCTGATTCACCTTGCCGCCGGCTGCCCAAGCTACCTGCGCCGCAAGCTGTTTCGCACCACCATCCAGGGCGACGCGCCTTTCTGA
- a CDS encoding ABC transporter substrate-binding protein — MSKRLPFAPLAAAIGLGFSLIAGSLVAPTVAHAEGEIRIAEQFGIVYLLLNVVRDQNLIEKYGKQEGVDIKVDWTQLSGGAAVNDALLSGSIDIAGAGVGPLLTIWDRTHGKQNVKAVASLGNFPYYLLSNNPNVKTIADFTEKDRIAVPAVGVSVQSRFLQYAAAKQWGDKEFNRLDKYTVAVPHPDATAALIAGGTELSGHFSNPPFQDQALENPNVHIVLNSYDVLGPNSPTVLFATEKFRDENPKTYKAFVEALTEAAEFAQNDKGAAADTYIRVTKAKIDRATLLKIIDNPQFEFSVTPKNTYPLAEFLYRVGAIKNKPESWKDYFFQDAKPLQGS, encoded by the coding sequence ATGTCCAAACGTCTTCCATTTGCGCCGTTGGCGGCTGCCATCGGCCTGGGCTTCAGCCTGATCGCCGGCAGCCTGGTGGCGCCGACCGTGGCCCACGCCGAAGGTGAAATTCGCATCGCCGAGCAGTTCGGCATTGTTTACCTGTTGCTCAACGTAGTACGCGATCAGAACCTGATCGAGAAGTACGGCAAGCAGGAAGGCGTCGATATCAAGGTCGATTGGACGCAGCTCTCGGGCGGCGCGGCGGTCAACGATGCGTTGCTCTCCGGTTCCATCGACATTGCCGGTGCCGGCGTCGGCCCGTTGCTGACCATTTGGGACCGCACCCACGGCAAGCAGAACGTCAAAGCCGTGGCCTCTCTCGGCAACTTCCCGTATTACCTGCTGAGCAACAATCCAAACGTCAAAACCATCGCCGACTTCACCGAAAAGGACCGCATCGCGGTGCCGGCGGTCGGGGTCTCGGTGCAGTCGCGCTTTCTGCAATACGCGGCGGCCAAGCAGTGGGGTGACAAGGAATTCAATCGTCTCGACAAGTACACCGTCGCCGTTCCACACCCAGACGCCACCGCAGCGCTGATTGCCGGCGGCACGGAATTGTCCGGGCACTTCTCTAACCCGCCGTTCCAGGATCAGGCCCTGGAAAACCCGAACGTGCACATCGTGCTCAACTCCTACGACGTGCTTGGTCCAAACTCGCCGACGGTGCTGTTTGCCACCGAGAAATTCCGCGACGAGAACCCGAAAACGTATAAAGCCTTCGTTGAAGCCCTGACCGAAGCCGCCGAGTTTGCCCAGAACGACAAAGGTGCAGCGGCTGACACTTACATCCGCGTGACCAAGGCAAAAATCGACCGCGCCACACTGCTGAAAATCATCGATAACCCGCAGTTCGAATTCAGCGTCACGCCGAAGAACACTTACCCGTTGGCCGAATTCCTCTACCGCGTCGGCGCGATCAAAAACAAACCGGAGTCGTGGAAGGATTACTTCTTCCAGGACGCCAAACCGCTGCAAGGGAGCTGA
- a CDS encoding ABC transporter permease, producing MSHLSSPREEFETDLQPLTSVPLERELPLGQRLWQQGWLRKSLILILLAVLWEVVARIQNNDLLLPSFLQTSSALYDGLLSGELLSKVWISLIVLLKGYLIGIVLAFALTTLAVSTQFGRDLLSTLTSMFNPLPAIALLPLALLWFGLGQNSLIFVLVHSVLWALALNTYAGFLGVSETLRMAGRNYGLKGMRFVLFILIPAALPSILAGLKIGWAFAWRTLIAAELVFGATSGKGGLGWYIFQNRNELYTDKVFAGLAVVILIGLLVENLVFDTLERVTVKRWGMQR from the coding sequence ATGAGCCATCTATCGTCCCCGCGTGAAGAATTCGAAACTGATTTGCAGCCGCTGACCAGCGTACCGCTGGAGCGTGAACTGCCGCTTGGCCAACGCCTCTGGCAGCAAGGCTGGCTGCGAAAAAGCCTGATCCTGATATTGCTGGCCGTGCTTTGGGAAGTCGTCGCGCGTATTCAGAACAACGACCTGCTGCTGCCGAGCTTTCTGCAAACCAGCAGCGCCCTGTATGACGGTCTGCTCAGCGGCGAGTTGCTGAGCAAAGTCTGGATCTCGCTGATCGTTTTACTGAAGGGTTACCTGATCGGCATCGTGCTGGCGTTTGCCCTGACCACCCTGGCGGTCTCGACGCAGTTCGGTCGCGACCTGCTGAGCACGCTGACCTCGATGTTCAACCCGTTGCCGGCGATTGCGCTGTTGCCGCTGGCGCTGCTGTGGTTTGGTTTGGGGCAGAACAGCCTGATTTTCGTGTTGGTGCACTCGGTGCTCTGGGCCTTGGCGTTGAACACGTACGCCGGGTTTCTCGGCGTCTCGGAAACCCTGCGTATGGCCGGCCGCAACTATGGCCTCAAGGGCATGCGTTTCGTGTTGTTCATCCTGATTCCGGCGGCGCTGCCGTCGATTCTTGCAGGGCTGAAAATCGGCTGGGCTTTTGCCTGGCGCACGCTGATCGCGGCTGAATTGGTGTTTGGCGCCACCAGCGGCAAGGGTGGTTTGGGTTGGTACATTTTTCAGAATCGCAATGAGCTGTACACCGACAAAGTGTTTGCCGGGTTGGCGGTGGTGATTTTGATTGGGTTGCTGGTGGAGAACCTGGTGTTCGACACGCTGGAGCGGGTAACGGTGAAGCGGTGGGGGATGCAGCGGTAG
- a CDS encoding LysR family transcriptional regulator codes for MQLPDMNLLVALDALLDEGSVVGAARRMNLSPAAMSRTLTRIREAIGDPILVRAGRGLVPTPKALALREQVRDVVEQAALLFRSADAVELGTLRRRFSIRANDFFVGVYGGKLFDTMERQAPHCELRFVPEGDGDDEALREGRIDLSISNNRPSMPEVKIQNLFATHFVGLAREDHPLFAEEITAERYAGFSHISMSRRGIARGPIDTALNALGLERRVAVIAPSFHAAMFALPDSDLLLPVPKEALLSVRRLGLKLRSFTLPIPLPTLMLTQAWHPRYDKDPAHRWMRETLKACCDETWLAAQPI; via the coding sequence ATGCAACTCCCGGACATGAACCTGTTGGTCGCCCTCGATGCCTTGCTCGACGAAGGCAGTGTGGTCGGCGCCGCGCGGCGGATGAACCTCAGCCCGGCGGCCATGAGCCGAACCCTGACCCGAATCCGCGAAGCCATCGGTGACCCGATCCTGGTGCGCGCCGGCCGTGGACTGGTGCCGACCCCCAAGGCACTGGCATTGCGCGAGCAGGTGCGGGACGTGGTGGAGCAAGCGGCGCTGTTGTTCCGCTCGGCCGATGCGGTGGAGCTGGGCACATTACGCCGTCGCTTCAGTATTCGCGCCAATGACTTTTTCGTCGGCGTTTACGGCGGCAAGCTGTTCGACACCATGGAGCGTCAGGCCCCGCACTGCGAGCTGCGTTTCGTCCCGGAAGGCGATGGGGACGATGAGGCGTTGCGTGAAGGGCGGATCGACCTGAGCATCAGCAACAATCGCCCGTCGATGCCGGAAGTGAAGATTCAGAACCTGTTTGCTACTCACTTCGTCGGCCTGGCCAGGGAAGATCATCCGCTGTTTGCCGAAGAAATCACCGCCGAGCGTTACGCCGGGTTCTCCCATATCAGCATGTCCCGTCGCGGCATTGCCCGTGGGCCGATCGACACGGCGCTCAATGCCTTGGGGCTGGAGCGGCGGGTGGCGGTGATTGCGCCGAGTTTCCATGCGGCGATGTTTGCGTTGCCGGATTCCGATCTGTTGCTGCCTGTGCCCAAGGAAGCACTGCTGAGCGTACGGCGTCTGGGCCTGAAACTACGTTCATTCACCCTGCCGATTCCATTGCCGACGCTAATGCTCACTCAAGCCTGGCACCCGCGCTACGACAAAGACCCGGCCCACCGCTGGATGCGCGAAACCCTCAAGGCCTGTTGCGACGAAACCTGGCTGGCCGCGCAACCGATCTGA